The sequence GTGTGCCGCGCCAGGTAGGAAGTTGCCATGCCCTCCAAAACAGTCACCAAtatcgccaccaccgcctcagAGCCTTGCTCAGGAATCATCACGGAAAAGGTCGACATGTACGCTCGCAAAATCAGCTgtgacagcagcacgccaaAGACCCGTTTTGTGCGGCACCGTGCTGACCCTAcaaggcgccggcgcgcaaTCAGCTTGCCGATCGTCATCAGCACCGAGGGAATCTGCCAGGTGAAGAAGTCGAAGTTCCATTCGTCGTCCGAGCTTGCGAAGGCGTATATGGCGTAACTGGCGTAGGTGCTAGGGTTGAAGCGatcgagcagcgccagcacatcCGACCAACGCGTGAACATGTAGTCCAGCATAAAGCGCGGTGTTGTGGAGGCAGCTAGGTAGCGGACGGGCATGAGGAGCACCGATATGCCCACCTCGGCCCCCATGGAGAGGACGTAGCGCATCGCCTCGCGCTCCGAGATGATCATGGCGCCTTTGTTGCCAAACACCTTCTCCGCGACAAAGCCCTGGCTGCCGTAGTACACGGTGGAGTGCAGGCAAAGCCGCAGAAAAGCACCGTAGGCCAGTCGGACAGTTTCAAGATTAGAACTGATTTTTGGCAAATAATGCGTGCTGGACGTCCCTGCGTCGGCTTGATGGAAGCCGCTCATTATCGTCGGGGCACCTGACTGCATGTTTGGGCGAGAGGGTCTGAAGCGTCGTCTTTGAGACTCGTCTCTTCGTACTTCTGTTTAtcagagggggggggagagtgaagggagggtggaggagagggagaaaagaaCGCGAGTGGGCGGCCGCTACTCGCTCGTGCGTCGTTGTGTGAGTGACCAGCAGAAGGGCGTGACGGCCCGTATTGGTAATCTACTTCCCGTTTGCCGGACAGCGACTGAaacaagaggagggggaaaggggcgGGGACGGAGCGTGGGAGGTGGATAGAAAACAAATTCCAGATGGTACGCACGGAGGCGCTCCTCCCGTGATGGGGGCACACAAGACACGGCTTTTGACCTGGCAAAGGTCTCCGCGGCGGAATCAGTGCCGCACCAATTAGGGCATCGAgcgctccttttttttggaAAAATCCTCTTTTGCTTCGCTTCTCCGCTTCGTCTGCTATGCTTGATGGCCACATCCTTCAAGCACGGCACCCATCAAAAGGCGCGTCCGTagccgtgtgcgtggcgccgAGTCCTCCGCATCGCTGAGGGCAGCCGCAACGCAGCAGAGCGAAAGGAGCTGAAGCGTGGCACTCTTCTGTTTGACGGGATGTTCGTTTGTTGTTGCTGGGGCCACAAGCCGCGCCTGTCATAGGGGCACTTGTGTCTGTGCTCCTggcaggcgcaggcgcacgagATGCGTGGCACACTCttccgcgtgtgcgctcAGTATCCGGTTGCCCACTACGTTACCGGAAGGGGCATCACCAGTTCCCGTGGTAGGTGCAGGGACGGCGAGACCACCAAAAACGGCTTGGGCAGCTCGCCACCCGATGGAGCGAGGAAGCTGACAAACTGCTTTCCGACCTCCAGCAAGGCGACAAACCCCGCGACGTTCGCCTCCACGGCAGACGCAGCCGTGTCGGCCCAGACGACCGCGGCAAGACCCAGGTCCGGCACCTCTCTCCAGCTCAGTGGCTCGAATGTCTCCGCGTGGAGGAGCACCAACTCCGACATTCGTGCCACACCGCGCACCGGCATCAGAGGAGTACGTGGGGTGCCAAAAAAGTAGTGCTCCAACTgcgcgcgccgacgctgctccgccccggcggcgctgggcgACTGCCCACCCGCCAGCTTCGGCAGCCGCACAAAGTGCACTGTGCGGCCCACGACAGCGTTGTTCAGAAACTTTTCCAGCTCCCAATCTGCGCcggtgacgacgacgtgCGTGACGGCGAAAATGGAGATGACGTCGCTCAGCACGTCGTGCTGAATGTCGGTGGAAGGGGACAAGGAGTGGATCAAGAAGCCGCCCGCTTCAAACTTGGAGTTGGCGAACCCGAGCGAGGTGGCCGCTTGCgccgcacagacgcacagatCCAAGTAGCGCTTCCGCGTCGCACTCGTGACAGAGGCCGCGCCGTGGAAAAACGTCAGCGGCATCATCACAGAAAAGTCCTCCGGAGCTGTCACCGGTTCTTCCACAAACGCAGCCGACACCGTACCTGGACAGCCCACCATAGGCATCGCCACATCCACGTCCACGTAGCAGATGCCGTACGGGCTACCGTGGCGAACCGCGAGGTTGAGCAGTGCTCGCGacaccacctccctctcccactgGTTCTCGCCGACAACAAGCACACGAGGGCCCTGCCAAGAGTCTTTGAGCTCCTCGGAGCTGGACAGGGATTTCTTGCTGCGCTCGTCAATGGCCAGCATTGCATCCACGCGTGCAGTGTCTAGCAGCGCGTGGATCTCATCGAGAGCACCGCTTATCGGGGTCTGCACGGTGATTGCGTCTCCGTCGATCTGCACAACGGCGTCACCAAAGGCCTCCAGCACAATGCACGCCTCCGCCGGAAAGGCGTAGCGCAAGTTGCGCGTCAGTGAACTACGAAACAGCTCTACTTTTCCACTGAGAAGCAGAACAGAGCCGCCTTCCTGCCCCGCATTCCATTGTATCGTAACGGCCTCCTGGCGGAGATGAAGCGAGGTGTGCGTCTTACGCGGCTGCATGGCtgaacaaaagaaaaagcgggtgctgcgaaaaaaaaaagatccTTGGCTCggtagagagagggagtagCGACGCGAGCGATGAGAACCTTCAAGGGTTCAAGCGCCTCCGCGCGTACAAAgagccccccctcccacacacacaaaaaaagaaaaatgcaCAAGGCAACTTTCACAGCACAGACAAACACTGAACAACTCATGAAACGGTTAAGTGGCCTCTTTCACGGTATTTCACGGACTTGATCTCGgcaaggcacacacgcacacatgaagatatatatatatatggccAGATCTACTACATATATAGATGTTTGGGTTGTGTACGTGGGCGCACTGGGTAAGAAGCAAGGAACAGATTgcgtatctgtgtgtgtgttttggcgaggaggagggagtcTGCTCGCGCGCTGTACTGTGTTAAGGAGCCAAAAAGAAGTAGAAGGTCGGAAAAACGGAGAAGAGTTGCTAGCGCCTCGCAGAGAAACACAGAGACACTAACCCGGGACATTGAGGCGACTGCAGCTAAGCAGCGCAGGTACACAACGGTGCCCGTGTAGGTGCAGTCGCACGTCAGTCTGCGCAAAAACAAGCGTGTGCAGGTGTCGAGACCACGCCACATCCAGTGGCTGGACACCTCGATGGGTACTGCAATGAGCAGGAAAAGGCCCCGCAAAGACCCCCTACCTCCAGCAACCGACGCCTTGGCTTCCACTGGTGGCGTGCATGCAGTTGCGCATCGCAGAATTCGCTGCGACTAGTTCTACTCGAATACCGTGAAGAATAGattttcctttgttttcccGTCGCATGAGACGCCCATAATCAGCGTATGATGGAGTAGCACAACGTCACGTCCACCCAGGGAGGATAGAGTTTTATGTGTAAACAGGTCAGCGGAGTGCCAGCGCAGAGACGACGGCAGACGTTACAAAAGAGCGAGCTGCGCGCATTCCATTACGAAAAGAGCTTCAACGAGCCGGTGATCGGTTCGAGTACATCCGACGGGGCTGGACCCAGCGCCACTACAACAACGTCGGAGGGTTTTGCCACTATTTCGACCTGCTCACCTCCGGTGACAGCCGTCTCTGACCGCCGGGCCATCGCCATCGGCAGTCGATGCTTTCGTGCCGTAGCCACGACGAGCTCCATCGTGTCCTTGTCGGGGCACTTTAGCGTGATCTTGCCGCAGCCAATACGGTTCCACCACAGGTACCAATGGCGCCAGCGCTGATGATCCTGTGAGTCTGCTGCACACAAAGACTCGGATGCTGGCACGCTCACAGCTGCGCTCAGCTTCGTCTcctgctggagcagctcgACTAACTGGACGCCGGCCGACGCCGTGAGCACAGCCACTTCCTGTGCTGTAATCTTCGGCTGCACTCTGCTGCTCACGACGAAGACCATCttgagccgcagcgcctccatctgCTCGTACTCGCTGTCTACATCCATGGTGTCGCTGCTCTCGTcggagctgccgctcgtTGCCGACTTCCAGCTGTCCTTGTCGGAAGCCGCACCTTCTGCCGCATGTGCATGGCCAGTAGCGGCAGTAGCAGATTGCCTGTGCaactcctccagcagcttgGCGGCTCGATCTCGTCGCGACAATAGCGGTGACGCGACCGCTTCTTTCGATGCCGCGTGGCGGCTTGTCAGCCGCTGCACGATGGCCGCACAGAAGAACGCCACCGCACACCCCAGCACCGTACCCGTTGCACACGCGGAAGTCCACGCTGTCTCATCCAGCACGGAATCGGAGGCGGCCATGAAGAGTATGTAAAGTGTCCTGTGATGTGTTTCTAGTATGTGCTCGAAGGAAGCGCAAGCAGATGTATCGGCGGAGATGCGAGTCGCAAGTGCAGcgtcacacgcacacacacaccagcatGTGCGTGCTGTATAACGAGACACGAAAcagcactgccgctgtggaTGCCGCAactctccccctttccttgGGAGCAGCTCCGGGCACGCTGGAGACACCCACGCCACCGTCCCTGGATGCGGTCTGCAGTCCTTATCGAGCTGTTGCGCGgtgagagagaagcacgCAAGATGGAAAGGAAAAGTGTCTTCCaacgagaagagagagagggcagggCAATAtgaggagcagcagagggTGCCTTGCGTCCTCTGGCCCGCGGTCCTTCAAAggagaagaaagcgaagCGGCACGCCAATGGCAGTtagcctcccccccctcgaGCTGCGCTCCTCGTAATGTTCCAAACTGCGAGATGCCTTTCGCCTGCGCCGTTCAAACTGAGGAGGTGGTGAAtcagcgcatgcagcggcCTCCGAAAggaaggagaaaaaaacaagCGGCGGGACGACCTGAAAAGATCGCCTGCGTCACTTCATTCGCTTTCATGCTccccccctcacacacacacacactgcccTTCCCAACTCTCCCACTCAACCGCCACGGCTCGAACCCGGTTCAGAGCGGCGGCGATACCGCCCTCGCTCGCTCCGCTTTATGGTGCGCGTGGCTTTGCAAAGGTACCGATGCACCCTGTGCTCGCCTTTGGACACCACTCCGTGGCGGACAAGGAAGCACTGGAATGGCGGCGGACATGAAGTGGAGCAAACTGCGCCGGCCAGACATTTTCTCTTCTATGCAACGGACACAACCACTTGCCGGgtcacagagacacacacgcaccgcacAGACACAAATAGGGGTGGAGAAGGGAACAGAGAGatgtgcgcctgcgctccgtgaggaaaaaaaaaagatacaCCGTTTATGGTGGGCAGACGTGGCCACAGCACGGACGCTTTCTGCCTCTGCCAGATGCTGCTCGTATTACATGGTGGAGCTTcgatgccgcagcagcagaatACCTGGAGACGCTTTCTTCACCGGGCGCACGCTACCCAGCGTCAGCGGCTCAGCGCACGGCCCTGCCACATGCGCCTTACCTTTATTCTCCCTCTGAGTCGCAAAAGCCGACGCTTCCATTGAGCGGCTGCCAGGAGACAGGCTCGACCCTCCGGCATTCCTGCCTCGCGGCGCGTGATTCTCAACCTCAGCCACACTGCTTTGAGCCAGAGGATCCGTGCAAGTAAACCGGCGTACAgcccctgcagcagcagcagcagcattaGTAGAAGccaggggtggtggtgatggtggtggtggggtgtgCGGTGAGGTTAGGCTATCCTCGTTCGCGGAAGTCGGCGGCAGATCGGTGGCCTGAGTGTCAAGGGTGTCGGCATGTCTAGCCGAGAGACCTGGAGAGCCTTTCTGCAGCACGAGACGCTGTAATGGTTTACGACTGACGGATGCACGGCCCTTCGCCGACGCGGAGTCGGCGGCAACGGGTAGCCGAGGCTGCGTTGTGCGCAGCGCTATAGGTGTGGCAGCTTCCAGCTTCGCTGGCTTTTGCAGCACGCTACGCGACACTTCGCGAATCGACGACGAGGACTGAGGTGCGGTGGCTGGCGTAGCTGCTGATGGTTGTCTAAGAGGCGTGACGCCAACACCATTGCGAGGCGAGCGGAGAACTCCGGTCGACGACACGCGTTGGTAAACCCGCGGGGACGTGGCAAGCCGCAGCTGTGTCGGGGGCGGGCGAGCAGTGTTGGGACACCGCAGCGCCTGAAACTTTGCATCCATGACGTATTTTCGAGTAGAGCCGTTGGAGTACGAAAGCGAGCCGGAAGTCGTTGCGGCGGCTCTCCGTGCGGGTACCAGCTGCCCTACAGCAGCACGGCTGGCAAGAGGCGGACTGCTCGCACCAATCAACGTTGGTGCCTCACGCGGAGACGCCAGGCATCCAAGAAAGGAAGCAAAAGGCAGCGGTTTCACAcagggcgccgccgccgactgctgcgccgtcttctctcGTGGGGAACTCAGAGGCGATGAGGTTGAGGCGCGAGTGTTTCTCTGCACtagcggcgcggcagccctCGCCCTTGCAGAGCGTTGTTGCTGTCCGACAGCCCAAGCCGCTCGATTTCCAGCAGTCGTCGTGCTACGGCTAGAACGAGGCACGGTGCCCGCAGCAAGTTGTCGGCTCAGATTGCTACCATTTCTGGCCATGGCTGCGGTCGCTACCCCTCCCAtcgtcgcagcggcacgtGCGGTAACGGGCATTTTGGCCGCGTCCGATCGCACTATGGTGGATGCCGTGCCGGTGCGGAGGCCGTACAAGACTGTCTGTGACGGCGCCGTGGTTTTGCCTGCCGTCTGTGGCAATCGGCtcgcgacggcggtgctaGCTGCACCACGCGCAGATGCCTGTGGCAGTGCCACCCGTGTGCCAGCCGCAGCCTTCACAACGGGTTTGTTTTCACAGAAAGTGGGGCGGACAATACGGCACCAatgtggcgacggcggcgttggctCAGGGCTCTTGCTTGCATCGCCAAAGCGGTTCATAGCTGCGTCATGGGGTGCCGCCGTCAGAACCAGACAACAACCTGAAGGTgatgcactgccgccgtggctcACGTTTGCGGCGGAGCCGCATGGCGCTGTGCCCCGTCGTCGAGAGGCCCGCCGGTGATTGTCGCCGGTCTCGGCAGCCTTTGCTTCTACCGAAGGGGAGCTCGGAGCAGCAGGGTAGGAGATGGACGCTCCGGGATTGTCCAAAAGGTTTGGCGTGGAAAGGCGTTGGCCTGCAACGCCGCGAGGCGGTGTGGACAGAGAAAGCacttgctgccgctgctctcgtcggcggcgctccgcTTCCTGCTGCAGAAGATGGTCCTCCGCCCTCCGGCGTTGATTCAGCACCGCTATGCTCACCACGTCATCTAAGAgacgctcgcgcagctggtcACAAGACGCGGAGGCGTGAGAGGTTGCTTGCGACCGttgcgacggcggcggtgtcgtcgACGATCGCGAGCGTTCGCACGGAGTTCGCGCTTCGCCGTTCAGTGTCCGAGCGCTGCGTGGGGACTGAAGCTTGcgagcgctgccggcgcctcGCCTGTTCGGTGAGGACCGGCGGCCCTGCATCAAGTAAGCGCTCGGCTTTACGTCGATTGGAGACGTCAGCGCGGGTGGATCGTAGTAGaactcctcgtcctcctcagAGGCGCTcggagagaggaaagggcgcGCGTTTTGTATATGTGCCGACACCGGCTGgggccgtggcggcagcggggcgtTCTTACGACGGTGCCTGTTCACCAGAAGCTGCTCTCTGCGAAGCGCGGCTTGATGGTAGGCCACCTTGTCTTTGAGAGACATATGTCGAGCGACGCGGAAGGCCTCTTTTGCGCTGTCGCGCTTatccgccgcgccgcgcgagTCTTGGCTCTTGTTGCGCACCAGCGAGGCAGCTGGCAGTGTGTTGAGcgaggaagcagcagcagtgctcGCGGTCGTCGTGCTAGGGTCAGGGACCGATCGCGgaggcgacgatggcggcgcagtAGCCTGAGACTCAAGCGCACTTCCTGTGGCACCGGAAGCCCAGTTGGCAGTGTTTTCGTAAGTGGTATCGAAGGAGGTTGGCACGCCATCCTCGTTGCTGGCCGAGGTTTGCCTCGCACTGGCGCCGTCGACATCAGTTACCCCGGAGGAAGAAGCATCGAGGTGCGCATGAAAGGCCTTCATGTCCGTTTGTGGTCCCCCGTCAGACGGTTGGGCCAAGGCGTCAGCAGAGGAAGTGTGGTGTGCCTCTGCGCCTTGGTGGAGCAGATGAGCGCGAATGCGGTCAACGGTCTCAGTCACGAGCTCCTCTACTCGAGCCGCCGGCATGAAGGTGCTCCCCTGCGTGGTGGTCGTCGAgatgtgcagctgcgcaaaaGAGGAATGCAGCACCCACTCCAGGTCAGCCACAAACGCCTGTGGATCAAATGAGGTAACGCTGTCGtcgctgagcagcagccAATCGCTCACCACCCACCgcgacggctgccgcgcctcggAGGCACCGTCGCGCACGATGAGCAGCTGCTTGATAGCGTCGGAGCTAATATTTCCATGCGGTGGCAGGCTGGCACTCGCGTAGCCGAATGCCTCCACGGCGTTCAGAATCTCTAGAAACACGCTCTCCTCCATCATGCCCCAGCCGGAGCGAATGATGTCACCCAGTGAGAGCCCGGAGAACGCGTCCACGCTTGCCACGTAGGTGTGACCGGTGGACGGCTGCTCCTGAATGTACACGTCGatcggcagcgccacgcacggcggcaccgcgcagTGGGCGGTGGCAGTAAGAAGGGCGTCGatccgctcctgctgccgcctAATGGCGCGAAGATCATTCGGTGATAGGTTTCGGTGGGTGCCTCGGCAACCGACGCCGTCTACGAGCTGTTCCGCCTCCAAATCAAGCTTGCGGCTACGAATCTCGTACGCGCCGCCGGTCATCTTGTCCTCAGCGCAGAAGCGCGGCCCATTCTTGCTCTCGTCGGCTtcgctcacgcagctgcgtaCCGTCAGCAGTGGAAACAAATCATGGTCgatgctgctgtgtgtgGCTAGCGAGCTCTTGAACATGATTGCCTTGCAGGGGCGCCTTTGTTGGGCTTGTGTATGGGAGTCTGTGTgttgggggtgggtggggggtaggggaagggggaggcgagaGTGCTGATGATCGTTGTTGGTTTGTCtttgggggaaggggagggggagggggaggggctttTAGGGGAAGATGGAGCAGTGAgacagcgcagacgacgcggtgagcaaacaaaacgaacagacagacagaaagGCCACCGTACAGAAGCagagcagcggtgcagacAGATAGAGATATACAAGTAATCAAACAGTCTATAGAAAGCCTCCCCAAAGAGACAGGCGAAGGgacggagagaaggggaggaagCCGGGTGCACGCAAGGGACAGCGAGCAGAGGGAAAACCATACACAGACAGAACGCCACAACAGAAACAAACGAGACACAAAACGGAGGCCGACAAGCCACctctaaaaaaaaaaaacaagcgaCGGCCACCACGCCCCACGacacaacaaaaagagggaaaaaagaaaaggcggaaaaagaaaagagcgacAAGGAAGAAGAGTCACGTCGATCGTCGAGAAGCAGAAGAGTGATGGGTGAAAAAGCAGCCCACCCTAGACGGACAGACAGTCAGACGCGCAGCGCTACGTGATGGGCGGGGAGTTGTGTATGGAGGCGAGAGCAAATGCGGAGTGCGCGATGACGTTGCTTTGACGACAACGATAGATCAATGGAGTGAAATATGCAccgggggagggaagggaagggtgggggggggacatGGGGAGTGGGCCCAACAAGCACGAAACaacacaaaagaaaaagaagaggtgAGGCAGCAGGGAgcgcgcaaacacacacacacagtcgcagacacagacgcacacaaaacaaagaTAAGACGAAAAGAGCGACAGGAGCCACGAACACGGTGGCCGAGAGCGTGACTGTGCGGTTTCGATGAGGTGTGACACAAAAATACGTCTGCAGTTGCTGCTGACGAAGGCtaaagggaaaagagaggtgATGtttgtggcggtggtggagagagaaaaaacaagttcaaaaagggaaaacaacaacgaatACCGCGACGTGTCTTTCTCGATCGCCTGCCATAAACCAATGAGAGATGCAGATTTCAGTGCCTCCTAACTCCTTCAGCACACAACATAGAAGAAAGGAGGCGTAGAAAAAACAAGAAGGCAGGCTAAATATGTATGATGAGaaagagcacacacacacacaaaaaggggGTCGTATCTATGTGTCTTTAACaatgagagagggagagagggggatggggggggggccacTGCAATCAATCGACTAGAGGATACCGGACAGACGCGTTAGCTGAGAGACGGGTAAGATGAGGGGGGTGACAGCCTTTCCGTTACTCTGATGGTcacaaagagaggagagagagacggagcatacaagcacacgcatacacgcaagAAAGCACTGGTCAACAGCAAACAAAGGAAGCCGCTCGCCCTTTTCTCCGGTAAGGGTTGTCTTCTACGGAGAAAGGGGTGGGGACGAGAAGCGAATACGGGGGcgacgtggcggcgtgcgttCACACAATGCATACGTAAATGTACATTCGACGCTCACggggagagagcaagagcgaAATCGAAACGGGCACGCAGAAGACAGACGCCTGGCAAAGTGTGTTGCAGGTGGGTGGGCGTGTGCAATCGAAACAACCACAAAGTAAGAAACAGTGACGGAATCCGCGCGGCGTCTCTAGATGaagcgccacacacacacacacacgctcgttGTCGTGATCAGCGCTAGcagaaagaggaaaagaggggaggaggggcgcagAATGAAGAAAAAGGGCTCTCATAGGGGGAGCGGTAGAGATGATGATTGATGGGCCCGCTCATCTCGAGGGGAGAGTATGATGTTTTTGGTCAGAATAGGTGGCAATTCAGCGCCGAGCAGAGGTGTGCATgacagaaaaggaaaaatgGCGGCAGAGGTGTTGACGAGAGATAGAGGGGAGCGAAAGGCTACGATGCATGCGAGCGTTAGGGCCACGCCCTTCTCAAACACCACAATGCGCCAAGGAGAGGGTATTCATGCCGCTTCAATAGCTGATTAGCTCGTTTAAACCTGttttatgttttttttttcgttcttcaCTAGAGAGCCTTGTGTCTTCTAGTCGTTTGGGTTCCCTCATATCTCGAGGGACTTGTTCGCAGCCTGGATTTCACCCGGTCCAGCGTACGCGTGGGGCACCGAGAACGTGGCGCGTGAGCTGGCAGGTACCTTGGCGCGAGCATCGCAGTGCACGCAttatacatatatatatgtatgttGGCCTCGTTTTCTTGGAGGTGGTGTGATTCCCTCTCTACTCTTCAGTCCTAGCAGGTGTATCCGTCCCTCCCCCTATACTTCTATGCGCTGTTAGtgtggtggggtgggagaGCGGTGTTGCGAAGAAGCTCGACGAGAACAGCAGTATGATGAGCTGAACCTTGTTCGAGCTCTACCCCCACCCACCGCGGCAAGCGACACAGCTGAGACGGTGCTAGCCAAAACACTGAGCATGCAAAAGGGGTAGAGATGGAGAGAccaaaaggaaaacgaaaaaagaaaaacaagagcCACACCACAACACGAAGAGGGGTGAGAGCACTCAAACAcgcacagcgagagagagaggggggggggggggtggagggagcAAAAGAAAATCGCGAAAAAAGGCGCAGGAGTTGCAACAACACTAAAGGAAACACGGAAACATCACAGAAACGGGAAGGACATGGAATTCATGAAGAGTCAGCGCACCTCATACACACGGGTCACAACACATGAAAAGGAAAAAACTGGAGAGAGAAAACCAACATGTACCAGTGCCAAAAAGCGTAGCGACATACACGGGAAAGTGGGCGTAGACAGTGAGAGGCTAATCGCATGTCGAAAtgagggggaagagagggaggcgggggtTCGACGCAACACGAGATGAGCAAGCAAAGAAAACGCCCGCACACAACAACATGAAAATACCCAAAaacaaacgaaaacaaagacAACTAGTTTTCGACACACGACTATAATGAAGGAAAATGTGATGAAACATGAGGAAGCaagcgaggcggaggaagcGACACAACATCGACGAAGAAGGGGGGcgcagaaagaaaaaaaaaacaacggACACCATCGGACTGCATCGCCCACATCCTGATCGCTCACCACGCTCTTAAAGAATGTTACCgcagaacacacacacacacgaacacacaaACAGCGACAGAGAAGGCA is a genomic window of Leishmania infantum JPCM5 genome chromosome 30 containing:
- a CDS encoding pre-mRNA cleavage complex II Clp1-like protein, with product MQPRKTHTSLHLRQEAVTIQWNAGQEGGSVLLLSGKVELFRSSLTRNLRYAFPAEACIVLEAFGDAVVQIDGDAITVQTPISGALDEIHALLDTARVDAMLAIDERSKKSLSSSEELKDSWQGPRVLVVGENQWEREVVSRALLNLAVRHGSPYGICYVDVDVAMPMVGCPGTVSAAFVEEPVTAPEDFSVMMPLTFFHGAASVTSATRKRYLDLCVCAAQAATSLGFANSKFEAGGFLIHSLSPSTDIQHDVLSDVISIFAVTHVVVTGADWELEKFLNNAVVGRTVHFVRLPKLAGGQSPSAAGAEQRRRAQLEHYFFGTPRTPLMPVRGVARMSELVLLHAETFEPLSWREVPDLGLAAVVWADTAASAVEANVAGFVALLEVGKQFVSFLAPSGGELPKPFLVVSPSLHLPRELVMPLPVT